gCCTTGGGGGTCACCAGGCTGCCAAGGAGATGGGGATCCGTGACCCCCAAAACATTACGAACTCTCGCCTCAGACAGCTAGTAGCCACAGAAATTTAGTGGTTagcctggacaagccacttagcgtctgtctgcctcagtttccccatttgtaaatgGAACAAGTCAGATTAAGTGATCTCATTAAAGTCCAGAGTATTTCAGCTTGAAGGGGTTGCGGCTTCTGTGAGCAAAGGCGTCCCACAGGAAAAGATGGGGTAGCTccagaatttcattttcctcccaTTAGCACGGCTGGTCCCTGTCGTTCGAGCATTTGCCTTTTGACAGATAGTCTGCAGATTGCATAAAATCTTAAATCTCTTCATGGGGATCCTGGTGTCTGCTCTTGTCCAGAATCAGGCAGGACCGGGAGAGCAGGTTCTGTCTCCCCCTTCCCCCGGCCCACCTTGGTTGTGGCCCTGGCAAAGGCCGGGGGGGTCTCTTGAACTTCCCTGGCATTGTTTTTACATTTCTGCTGAGCTTTCCATGGTCTGATATCCCTGGTTGTAATAGGAAGGGGGTGGCTGGCCTTGGAAAAAAGAAGTCTAAACAGAAAAGCTGCTGTGGGGGCAGgggggagacagacagactgacagaaaAGGCATTAAATAAGTGAGAGGAACGGAGAAAAGACTTAAGGAGTGAGGGAGGTGGAAAAGCAGGgcaggcttcctggaggagaggTTCCCTCAGAGCTGCGCCCGAGCACCCTAATGAATGAGGAGTAGCTGGGACCCTGGCATCCCACTCACAGGCCGGCCCCAGCGGCCGGGTTCAGGGCTGGGGACGGGCTGTGACAAAAATAAGCCTTTTTAGCCTTGGAATGGGCTAGATTTTCCCCTCCAAGAAGCACATGCTCGGCCCCTGCTCCCTCTGACTGTCCTTGGCAGGGAATGGGTAGGAAGCACCTGACTCAGAGGGAGAGAGCCTCGGCAGCCCATCTAAGGAACCCAAAATAGCTGAGAGTCAGAAGATTCCCCTCTCCCGCTCCTGGACCCCGAGGCAGAGCGGGCCCGGGGCACTGCCAGCAGGCTGAATGGGACCAAGCCCAGCTGTGGTcctttctctaggcctcagtttccttgtctgtaaaatgaggaggggaGGGTCCAGCTCTGTTGCCCCCACCTCTGCGCTTGGTCCCAAAGACTGGCCTGCGCACTGGTGGGGCAGGGATCCTGCAGAATcactgggactcagttttctcatttgtaaaatgagatcattgcCCTTCCATTTTTGTGACCCTAtgaaatggtgtgtgtgtgttttaaatctataatctataataatctttaatttataaaacagaCACATCCCTTCCGGCTCTGGCAGGCTTTAATTCTTACTGGACCTCCTTTCCGACGCCTGTCCGGACCCCAGAACTGCCCTGGCCCTTCCAGTGACCTTGTATTGATTTTGTGAGGGGGCAGTTTCTAGCACTGAAAGTTGGAGAAAAGGGGCCGAGACCCCCAGATCTTTGTGGTGTTGTTTACCCCGGCAGAACATAAGCTCACCGAGGACAAGAAAGGCTCCAGTGTTTGTTCTCGGCTGCCTTCCCTAGCTTTGGATCGGGGGCCTAGGAGATGCTGAATAATACAGCTGGACTTCCCTGGCAGTGGGGCTCCTGCACACTGGGGGAATCCTACACAATGGGGGTCCTGCGCACTGAGGTGTCCTACACATGGGGGGGTTTCTTCTCTACCATCTTAGCACCCCTTTAATGTTGCAATAAATACATTGGGTTTCTATTTGGGGTCCCACAAATTCTCCCCAAGGCCAGAGTTCAGCTCCACTTGACTTGTCTGTCTCACAGGCTCATCTTATTGGTTTGATTCCCTGCACAGAGTAAAATCGGGCCTGGGCTTGCCCTCagagcctcccccccccccccccccatgcacCTGCCCGGCGTAGGCAGGCTGGCAATTCCTTTGCTCAGCTGAATCTGAGGGGAGGAAAGCCTGGCCCCATCACCCACTTATATAAGGGCAGCCTAAAAATACCCACACTGGATGTCTCCTCCTGGCTTCCTGACCTCCCTGTTCTGGAGGAGGCCGGGAAGGGAGGTTGCTCCAGGGGCAGAAAGAGAAGGGTGGAAGTCAGGGCCTGTccacaaggagcttacagtctcaCCCAGAGCAGGAGAAGGCACAGGGTGGTCCAGTGGGCAGAGCGCCAGGCCTAGAAGTGGGCAGGCCCCGATCCAGCCTCAGATCCTTAGACATAAGTGATCCCGGCAAGTCACTTCAACTGCCTCAGCTTCCTCGTATGTGAGAATGAGAACAATAAAGGCACCCACCTGTAAGGTGGTTGGGAAGGTCAAATGGGGTTTGGTAAAGTGCTTTGTGGCGCTGCGAGGGGTTAGTAATCATGGGTGTTGGGGTGCAGAGAGTGAGAGGGAACCAACACTTAGGGAACATGGGGCAGGGTTCCTGAAAGACTGTATCAGGAGGGGAGCTACTTTCTGGAAAGCCTTAAACCTTTTCATCGTTTAAAATTTGGGAAACCTAGATTTCGTTTTTATTTtgggctttttatttacaaagcatacacatgggtaatttttccaacatggATAGGAAGTATATTTCAATGTGATTActttctttaaatgtattttatacaCTTGGGAAACTATTCTAGTTGGCGCTAAGCAATAAGGCACTAGGCCTGAGTTCGAATCAAGCCTCAGACACAAACTGTTCCACCCTGCgcgagtcacttaatcccagttggcCTCGGAGTCGagaaggagctgagttcaaatccaacctccaacacggactagctgtgtgactctgaacaagtcacttaccaCCTGATTGCCCCCGAAACCAAAAATTTTCTTCTGAGAAGCCTCCGAAGGCTCCCTGGTAGAGGGGGGGAAAGAGCCCCCATTCTTGGCACTCATTTCCAAGTGTCTCCTCCCCCATGACTTCAAGCAGAAGCTGACTAAGCCCTCATTGCAGCAGAGGGGAGGTTGTCCCCCAGCTCTGAGTCAAGAGCGACCCCCTTAAACACCCACGAGAGGCTTGGGCGTGCCACCTCGTTCGATTCCCCCTCCCCCTGGAATATTTGTGGCCATCActgggcctggcacatagtaggagcttaacaaATATTGGTTGgattgaatgaattaatagaatgcaaactccttgagatcagggattgattttgtttgtcaaagggcctggcacacagtaggaacttACAGTTATTGGTTGATGGAAAGCGTCTGAGTGGTCAGacatgaggaagaggaggaagaaggctCCCAGTcaaaagcttgtttttttttttctatgaagtaTAAGGGACCTGAGGGGATACCACGGAAGGCTTGAGGAGAAAGGTCTGGAATAGCCGTAGTGGAGAGTGGGGCAATAACCCAGTCGGGGCTGGATCTCTTGGTAACGGACTTTCTCCAGTCCACAACGTGGGGTAGAGCACAGGGTGCTCATGGTGGCAGTCCGTCCCCGGCAGGGTTTTGTGATGGGCGTGGGACGAGGGagtccaagatggcagagagccgAGCATCCACTAGAACTAATGCACTAAAAAGTCAAGGAGTTGGGTAAGGGAGatggcctggggggggggggagaaatggTGGTCAAGGTGAGGAGGAGGGCACCTGGACTGACAACAAACTGACCAGTTGGAGAAACGCCCCGTGGCGAATGTGGAAGGCTCAGAACCCGTGGGTGAGAGCAcggtgaagggagggagagaccaTCGTTGTGACTACGGTAGAATGGAGGAGTAGGTCATGGGAAGAACGAGGTTGTAGGGGACGGGCCTGGGGACAGGATCATGTTTTCCAGGACCAGCCGCCGGACCCTTAGCCCAGGCCTCTCTTCCTTACAGAGCTGCCCTCCTCGGAGCAACTCAGCGTGGCCGACGCGACATGGCTGGCCTTGAACGTGGTGTCCGGCGGGGGGAGCTTCTCCAGCTCCCAGCCCATCGGCGTGACCAAGATCGCCAAGTCCGTCATCGCCCCGCTGGCCGACCAGAACATCTCGGTCTTCATGCTTTCTACCTATCAGACTGACTTCATCTTGGTGAGCGCCGGCTAggatttgctgatttttttttttaactgattccATCCCCTTTGAGATCATTTCCCAACAAGCCCTTCTTTTTCTGCCCCCTAAAAATAATACAACTCTCATTTtctgcctcccccccccaccccttaAAAACAAAGCTAGAGCCTGGGTTGCCATTTTATTTGCAGGCGTGTCTGCTGAACAGAATTTGGGTAGAAACTACAAAGTTTTTGGAAGGCCCATGTAAGCGGGTTTCCTGCCTTCCCTCTGCCCACAGCCTGGCACTGGGGAGTCCTCCAGCTTCTTTGCCCCGGACTCTCCTTGCTGGACACAAGGGGCTTGGGGAGAAGTCCGGGGAGGGGGGCCGAGCTTTTCCCACTCTACTGACTGAAGTCACAAGATTGTCGGGAGCGGCCGAGAAGCTGAGGGGCTCCGTGTTACACGGGGAGGGGACTCAGCACCCTCCTTGCGCCCGTCCCCGAACTGTGCCCCAACCCCCCGCCTGTCCCCCGCAGGTGCGCGAGCGGGACCTGCCCTTTGTCACACACACCTTGGCGGCCGAGTTCACCATACTTCGGGTGGTCAACGGGGAGACGGTGGCGGCCGACAACCTGGGCGTCACCAATGGCTTCGTAAAACCCAAGATGGGTAAGAGCGGGCAGTGGGGGAGGAGGGCCAGCCTAGCCCAGCGCTCGCCTGCGGTCCACAGTCTCGCACTTAGTGGGGGTCTCCCCGCCAGCCTCCAGGGTCCCTCTTCgtggggggcggggcggggcttTAATGTCCGGCCAGTTTATCAACCTTCGGATCTTTTCTGTCTCTCGCAGTTCAGAGGCCCGTCATTCACCCTCTCTCCAGCCCCAGTAACATGTTCTGTGTCACCAGCCTGGACCCCGACACGCTCCCCACCGTGGCCACCCTCCTGATGGACGTCATGTTTTACTCCAATGGGTACGTTCTGGCCCCAGAGGGGGAAGGCCGCGAGAGCCCCGCCCTGATGGGGGAGACCCCACTTCTGATGGGGAGGTGGCCCAAGTGGTGCAGCTAGGGGGCGCCAAAGCGCACCCCGCTCTGGGCCGGGAGGAGTCATGTTCATGAGTTCAAaccgcctcagacacttagcagccGGTGACCCCGGGCAGACCCTCCCCCAAAGTCAGCTGGAGGGGAAATGGCAAGCCATGCAGGGGCTCTGCCAAGAGACCCCAAAGGGCTCCTGGAGAAGCAATTCAGCACTGACAAGAGTGCTTAACAAGTTTAAATGGCATGAATCGTTCCGCCGGAGGAAgtgctagcacatagtaggtgcaccTTGagcaaaatgtaaattttttttctgaggctggggttaagtgacttgcccagggtcacacagccaggaagggttaagtgtctgggaccggatttgaactcaggtcctcttgaattcagggctggggctctatccactgcgccccctagctgccccctcatctgatttttcttgcacaacatggcaactatggaaatatgcttaaaaggatGGTacttatttaacctatatcattgCTTGCTACTTGGAgagtggggagagaagaaaggtcgggaaaaacatttggaacccaaagttttgcccaaatgaatgttgaaaactagctttacatgtatttggaaaaataaaatactgtgtagaaaaaaataatacttggTCGACctgccaggggcagctagggggcgcctGGAtttcagccctgaaatcaggaggacccgagttcaaatctgttctcggacacttcctagctgtgtgaccctggacaagtcacttaaccccagcctcaaaaagaaaaaaaacttggtcgacctgccatctcggggagggggaaggagaggaaaaattggaacaaaaggtttggcaattgtcaatgctgtaaaattccccttgcatatatctggtaaataaaaagcttaaaaaaaaaaaaaaaagaaaaaagacaattctttGGGGACGTGTTTGGTTCTGTGGATTGGATTTTTGGTCCAAACTGGTTTCAGGATCTCCGGGATAGCTCAGCATCTGACGTAATACTCACCGTCTTAGACAGGGATGTTGGATCTCCATCGCTCTCCAATGAGTGATTCCCAAGTGGCCCCAAATCTGggaaatgtaactgggaaatatttaacaaaaaaaaacaagagcaAGACCTCATGCTCATATGTGGGTTTCCTGAGCCAAGATGCCGTCCTCAAGCAAAATAAAAGTATCTAGCAGGAGGGAAAAAATCCAAACCAGGTGGGACCAGTTTGGCGGTCATCCCATTCATCCTTTCATAGTGGAGTTGGTCCAGAAATTATTTCCCAGAGCCTAGAGCGGAGGGCTTCATAGCAACGCAATTACAAAAATCCCTGACAAATTGATCATTAAATATACGTCATATTATTACGTAATACATAATTAACATATGCACAATTGTATCAGATATTCATGTCCGTGTTCTTATTATATGGCTGTATAGCATGATGTCTTATGTGTTGCACAACATTTTCAGGTTTGGTAGTAGGCCACAGAATATTAAATGTAAGAGGGTAAAAAGCTAGTTTCTTGGGAGGCAGCTGCTGAGTGAGTAGTGAGCTGGTGTCAGGGCCCCAAGGGCCTGGAAGAGCCGGATTCAGGTCTTACCACTGGCTCTGTGCACCTCACACCCCATACTCTGAACACCAAGATGCTGTGATGGAGAGCAAGAGGCGGCCTTCAGAATTCCGTCAAAATGAACCATACGAACCAAAAGGCAGAGCCTCACAGTTGAGGCGTGTAGATggtgtccccattttatagataagcaaaccGAGTCTCCGAGATGGGAGTGCAGATCAGGACCGGGGATCCAGATGCCCAGCTGGGTCCCCGTCACCTTTACGCCTTTGCCTTtttgtctgggggggggggcctTCAGTCTCTGCCCCCGCTGCTCAGCCTCTCCCCTGTGTCCGCAGAGTGAAGGAGGCTGTGGTCAGCAGCGAGGACTGCGGCCACATCcgcttcttctccttctccttgatCGAGGGCTACATCTCCTTGGTGATGGACGTGCAGACCCAGCAGAGGTGAGGGCTCGGGCGCCACTACCGAGCGTCTTTATCCCTTGGTCCTTTTATCCCGGGAGCCTCCTGGCTGGGAGAGGGCCGGGAAACCCAGGCTGAGCCCCAGGGCTTGGTCGGACTGAGGGGCCTGGTAGAGCCTTGCCCCGGGTCCCGAAGGGAAGCAGGCCGGCCCGGGGACTCCGGCTGCACCCGGGTCCTGGCCTCCCGCTCCAGGTTATGGGCTcagagctccagcctccagtctcCGGACTGTACAGAGAAGGAGCCCGAGTCCGAGAGGCCGGTTACTGTTCGTCTTGACTCTCCTTTCACTGTGGTGCTTGGGGTGAGGGGGGAGGCGAGACCCCTTGGCCACAAGCCCCTCCATCCCACCTTTCCCATCTGGAGTTTGAATGGCGTCAAAGGCAGATTTGAAACACTGAGGTCGTTGAGGGAAGCAGAGATGGACGCCGGCTGTATACGATCACTGACCACTCTGCCTTGGGCCAAAGCAGGCAGTCTAGGGGTCAGGGAAAAGGGGGCTGGGGGAGAAGTCCCGGCCACAGGGGAGGCCATCTTGGCTAACGGAGGCCTCGCATGTCCCTTTCTAAGGTTCCCGAATAATCTGTTGTTCACGAGCGCGTCTGGAGAACTCTGGAAGATGGTGAGAATTGGAGGACAGCCCCTCGGCTTTGGTGAGCAGCAACAAGCACCTGTCGGGCTTCCCGAGGGCCGGGCCACCCctagtgttctcatctgtaaaatgggtgtcaTAAACAAAGGACAAGTAATCAGAGCTGGACCTTGAGGAGAGAGGATTCTGGAAGGCAGGAGTGCCTTCCCAGGACACAGGGGCGGCTTAGCGGCTCTGGGACTTCTTAGCCCTCAGCGTTCGTCCTCATCTCTGGAggcagaggaggagaaggaggaggaggatggtggtggtgctggtgctggtgctggtgctggtgctTTCAAGCCCCTGGGCCTGAGTCCTGGCCCCCGTGGGCAGCACACAAGGGGTATCTGGCGCAGGGGCCTGTGGGGGGGGCATGGAAGGCTCAGACGGGCTTTTGTGTTCTTAGATGAATGTGGGATCGTCGCTCAGATCTCGGAGCCTTTGGCGGCCGCCGACATCCCCGCCTACTACATCAGTACTTTTAAGTTTGACCACGCATTGGTGAGTCTCCGACCAGCCCGGTGGGTGAGGGAgtggggggcggggcggggggccCACGGTCTCACTGTTTCCCCTGCCCCCCCACAGGTACCTGAAGAAAACATCAAGGGCGTCATCAATGCCTTGAAAGTCAGTCAAGCCGAGAAGCATTAGAagctccccttctttccccttttccctcccagcCTCCCTGTGCATCCCTCCCCGCCTTCCTCCCCTGCCCTCAACCCCCAGCACTCTTCTGACAGTATTTCTTAAACCAGAAAAGGGTCCGTCACGACCAGCAGGGACGGAGCCAGCAAGGAAGGGCCCCAAAGGGGCCTGGGGCCGTAGGGCCGAGGCCGGCCGAAGAGAAGGCTTCTGGGTGTGTGCTGGGTGGACGCCTGCGGCCTCTCTGGAACTCACGGGGCAGCCTGCCCGGCGCCTGGCTGTCCCCCCTCTCCTCAGTGGAGCCGGACGTCGCCATCTTGTGAGAGGCCGCGCTTGGCCAGGGACGGTGGACGGAGGAGGGAGGGTTCATTTGTTCCTAAGGCTGGCGTCAGACCGGCCCTGCGGGCCTCGGATTTGTTCTCCCCCGGCCCAGCTCTTGGCTTTGGGGGGTCTCGGGGGAGGAGGCCCCGGGCTCGGATCTTCTGGTTTCCTCCTTTCACTCCCCATCCCCCCTTCCTTGGACCCCGTCCAATCACTCCCAAGGCGGTTCAGCTGGGGCTGGGGGGGCGCCCCATCGGTCTCCCCGGTCTTTGGAAGGAGCTGGAGCCCAGGGATCCCCTGCCAGCCTGAAGGGGGGGCAGGAAACATAGTTCTGTCCTTGCTCACAGCTTTGCCGGAATTCTAACCCCCAGATCTTCCTTCTGAGCTCTCCGGGGCCGGGGGGGGGGTCTAACCAAGGACCTTCCGTCGGGGGattttaattttcccctcccGGTCCCTTTggcctgctgctgctgctgctgggtcCCCTAGGCTGAGGGTCTTCCGTGAGACCCTCCGAGGATCGCCTCCCCCCTCCCTGCGT
The Sminthopsis crassicaudata isolate SCR6 chromosome 4, ASM4859323v1, whole genome shotgun sequence genome window above contains:
- the CASTOR2 gene encoding cytosolic arginine sensor for mTORC1 subunit 2, whose protein sequence is MELHILEHRLRVASIAKESVPLFTYGLIKLAFLSSKTRCKFFSLTETPEDYTIIVDEEGFLELPSSEQLSVADATWLALNVVSGGGSFSSSQPIGVTKIAKSVIAPLADQNISVFMLSTYQTDFILVRERDLPFVTHTLAAEFTILRVVNGETVAADNLGVTNGFVKPKMVQRPVIHPLSSPSNMFCVTSLDPDTLPTVATLLMDVMFYSNGVKEAVVSSEDCGHIRFFSFSLIEGYISLVMDVQTQQRFPNNLLFTSASGELWKMVRIGGQPLGFDECGIVAQISEPLAAADIPAYYISTFKFDHALVPEENIKGVINALKVSQAEKH